In the Paenibacillus sp. FSL H7-0357 genome, one interval contains:
- a CDS encoding acyl-[acyl-carrier-protein] thioesterase produces the protein MDNTDDLVWIERFVVQASDTDYRSQAKLSFILEMMQRTADSAVSALGLSLEQMLEAGMGWMMITLDLEFKRIPRLNDELTVRTWSKGTKGAMWQRDYRIYDKEHTEVAMARSIWALVDTEKRKLLRPSALPISVLHYEGDSVGSIPDKVTIPQDISMEQAYQYQVRYSGLDSNNHLNNARYGDLCCDALSLEEWGVKELKRFRITYVQEAKYGDELMIVRSQLTSEGAFVQGKLEQAISFAACLELGEEAR, from the coding sequence GTGGATAATACAGACGATCTTGTGTGGATAGAAAGATTTGTAGTTCAAGCCAGCGATACGGATTACCGTTCCCAGGCTAAGCTGTCTTTTATTCTGGAAATGATGCAGCGTACGGCTGACTCAGCGGTAAGTGCACTTGGCCTCAGTCTTGAACAGATGCTGGAGGCAGGGATGGGCTGGATGATGATCACTCTTGATCTGGAGTTTAAACGTATCCCCCGGCTGAATGATGAGTTGACAGTGCGCACATGGAGTAAAGGGACCAAAGGAGCCATGTGGCAGCGTGACTACCGTATTTATGATAAGGAGCATACAGAGGTAGCCATGGCGCGTTCAATCTGGGCGCTTGTGGATACGGAGAAGCGTAAGCTGCTGCGGCCATCGGCTCTTCCCATATCAGTACTGCATTATGAAGGTGATTCGGTTGGCAGTATTCCAGATAAGGTAACCATTCCTCAGGACATCTCCATGGAACAAGCCTACCAGTATCAGGTCAGATACAGTGGTCTGGACAGCAATAATCATTTGAATAATGCACGTTATGGTGATTTGTGCTGCGATGCTTTGTCTCTGGAGGAATGGGGTGTGAAGGAACTGAAGCGGTTCCGGATTACTTATGTACAGGAGGCAAAATATGGGGATGAGCTGATGATTGTGCGGTCACAGCTAACAAGTGAAGGTGCATTTGTTCAGGGAAAGCTGGAGCAGGCCATATCATTTGCAGCTTGTCTGGAACTTGGTGAAGAAGCACGTTAA
- a CDS encoding AraC family transcriptional regulator has product MNNYQLVVQALDHIEAELKSPLSVTALSRRTGYSLYHFIRLFQAITGITPGDYIARRKITEAAKDLKRWPERSFQDIALDYYFNDYETFTRAFKRLLHTTPTQVRNKRNNPLLPLLHRLHEQDLLHLPVVQGTPPQIVKLDEITLKGPIVNVIADYSVISEAWSQLFTRVPSLHGRRLPERYYQVGYWADDFENSGVSFICACELYPQPEISGRRQYAVTQTSYRHSASEQAQLSADFPMYTLPAATYLKFIHKGLSKDVSYTYKYIYETWLPKSEYRLSLPYEFEYYGEQYLGPDDKNSISEIYVPLELV; this is encoded by the coding sequence ATGAACAATTACCAGCTCGTCGTCCAGGCTTTGGACCATATTGAAGCTGAACTGAAATCTCCATTGTCTGTCACTGCCCTCTCCAGGAGAACCGGCTATTCTCTGTATCATTTCATTCGTTTATTCCAGGCCATTACGGGGATAACACCGGGGGATTATATAGCCAGACGCAAAATTACCGAGGCTGCCAAGGATCTTAAACGATGGCCGGAGCGTTCTTTCCAGGACATTGCACTGGATTATTATTTTAACGACTACGAGACCTTCACCAGGGCTTTTAAAAGGTTGCTTCATACCACACCGACGCAGGTCCGCAATAAACGAAATAATCCTCTGCTTCCACTGCTGCACCGGCTTCACGAACAGGACCTGCTTCATTTGCCTGTAGTTCAAGGAACGCCTCCGCAGATCGTAAAGCTAGATGAAATTACTCTCAAGGGACCTATTGTGAATGTTATCGCTGACTATTCTGTAATCTCCGAAGCCTGGTCCCAGCTGTTCACCAGAGTGCCCAGTCTGCACGGCCGCAGGCTTCCCGAACGGTATTATCAAGTGGGCTACTGGGCTGACGATTTTGAAAACAGCGGGGTTTCCTTTATATGTGCTTGCGAGCTTTACCCTCAGCCAGAGATATCGGGCCGTCGTCAATATGCCGTAACTCAAACCTCTTATCGCCATTCCGCCTCTGAACAAGCGCAACTATCAGCGGATTTTCCTATGTATACCTTGCCTGCAGCCACCTATTTAAAGTTCATACATAAAGGGTTGTCGAAGGATGTCTCTTATACCTACAAATATATTTATGAGACTTGGCTTCCAAAAAGCGAATACCGGCTTTCCCTGCCTTACGAATTCGAATATTATGGCGAGCAATATCTGGGCCCGGATGACAAAAATTCAATAAGCGAGATTTATGTTCCCTTGGAACTGGTATAA
- the tsaA gene encoding tRNA (N6-threonylcarbamoyladenosine(37)-N6)-methyltransferase TrmO, whose amino-acid sequence MSKQEVYNVIPVGVVAGQPDNLRLELKPEFHPALKGLQNFSHCQILWWIHEFADDHFRQTTQVQPPYEAPLSGVFASRSPVRPNPLGLSVAAIVSVDMESGIVEVAGLDAYPGTPILDIKAYFPSTDRVKDVTVPEWAAGWGDWVAD is encoded by the coding sequence ATGTCCAAGCAAGAAGTGTATAATGTCATACCAGTAGGTGTGGTTGCCGGGCAGCCTGACAATCTGCGTCTTGAGCTTAAACCTGAATTTCACCCTGCCTTGAAAGGCCTGCAAAATTTCAGCCATTGCCAGATCCTTTGGTGGATTCATGAGTTTGCAGATGACCACTTCCGGCAAACTACGCAGGTTCAGCCTCCATATGAGGCACCTTTAAGTGGAGTTTTTGCCTCCCGCTCTCCTGTCCGCCCCAATCCTTTAGGCCTTAGTGTAGCTGCCATAGTGTCTGTCGATATGGAATCGGGCATTGTCGAGGTTGCCGGACTGGATGCTTACCCTGGTACGCCAATCCTCGATATCAAGGCTTACTTTCCCAGTACGGACCGCGTCAAAGATGTCACTGTCCCTGAATGGGCCGCCGGCTGGGGAGACTGGGTAGCTGATTAA
- a CDS encoding DNA topoisomerase III has translation MKVLVLAEKPSVAREIARVLGCGNKQKSYIEGPKYVVTWALGHLVGLAEPEDYNNKFASWALEDLPILPEKAKLKVLRETSQQYKAVQQLMKRQDIDELIVATDAAREGELLARWIMNMAGWKKPFRRLWISSQTDKAIKEGFASLRPGRDFDRLYESARCRAEADWMIGLNVTRALTCKFGAPLSAGRVQTPTLGMIMDRENEITGFRSQEYEMLTADFGNFQAGWRAPGGDGRIFDKEKTAKLNDKLTGRSGRIAKVQKSEKSEPHPLAYDLTELQRDANRKFGFSAKQTSSVLQRLYEQHKLVTYPRTDSRYLTSDMTGTLKERLDSIAVGPYAALARPLLRKPLPITKRIVDDSKVSDHHAIIPTEQTVLLNLLSAEERKLYDLIVRRFISLFYPPARYDAVAVTVSVEGESFHVKGTTVKDAGWREVYGGDMSNDDEEDNIADEPAASSVKLPELREGEAVKVLRCVIRPGRTQPPKRYNEASLLTQMEKHGLGTPATRADIIEKLVSSDTIERQGNSLHPTGKGKQLIELVSAQLRTPELTARWEAELEKIARGQGRPEPFLQGIRSMAQELVSGVKSSGAEYKPHNVSSSHCPECGTRMLEKKTKKGKLLVCPADDCGYTRAGEKRLSNRRCPQCHKKMELKEGKAGLYVQCLGCGITETMDKDHKHINKREQQKLVQQYSKPESVGSNLGELLKAAMEAKQKGN, from the coding sequence ATGAAGGTATTGGTATTGGCGGAAAAGCCGTCGGTTGCGCGTGAGATTGCCCGGGTGCTGGGTTGCGGGAATAAACAGAAGAGTTATATTGAAGGTCCGAAATATGTAGTTACCTGGGCTTTAGGGCATTTGGTCGGTCTGGCAGAACCTGAAGACTATAACAATAAATTTGCTTCTTGGGCATTGGAGGATTTGCCGATTCTGCCGGAGAAGGCCAAACTGAAGGTGCTGCGTGAGACAAGCCAGCAGTATAAGGCTGTGCAGCAGCTGATGAAACGCCAGGATATCGACGAACTGATCGTTGCAACGGATGCAGCGCGGGAAGGGGAGCTTCTGGCCCGCTGGATCATGAATATGGCCGGCTGGAAAAAGCCGTTCCGGCGTCTCTGGATTTCTTCGCAGACGGATAAGGCGATCAAAGAGGGATTTGCGTCACTGCGTCCGGGCCGGGATTTTGACCGTCTGTATGAATCGGCGCGCTGCCGTGCAGAGGCGGATTGGATGATTGGTCTTAACGTTACCCGTGCTTTAACCTGCAAGTTCGGTGCTCCGCTGTCGGCTGGCCGTGTGCAGACACCCACGCTCGGCATGATCATGGACCGGGAGAACGAAATTACAGGCTTCCGTTCCCAGGAGTATGAGATGTTGACCGCAGATTTCGGGAATTTCCAGGCGGGTTGGCGTGCTCCGGGCGGGGATGGCCGGATTTTTGACAAGGAGAAGACAGCGAAGCTCAATGACAAGCTTACCGGCCGAAGCGGGCGTATCGCCAAGGTGCAAAAAAGCGAGAAAAGCGAGCCGCATCCACTGGCTTATGATCTCACCGAGCTGCAGAGAGATGCCAACCGCAAGTTCGGCTTCTCGGCAAAACAAACATCCAGTGTGCTGCAGCGTCTATACGAGCAGCATAAGCTGGTCACTTATCCGCGTACGGACAGCCGTTATCTAACTTCGGATATGACGGGGACGTTAAAGGAACGGCTGGACAGCATCGCTGTCGGACCCTATGCGGCATTGGCACGGCCGCTGCTGCGTAAACCGCTGCCCATTACAAAGCGGATAGTAGATGACAGCAAGGTGAGCGATCACCATGCCATTATTCCTACGGAGCAGACAGTGCTCTTAAATCTGCTTAGTGCGGAAGAGCGTAAGCTCTATGATCTGATCGTGCGGCGATTTATCAGCCTGTTCTATCCGCCGGCCCGTTATGACGCGGTGGCCGTCACGGTAAGCGTGGAAGGCGAGAGCTTTCATGTGAAAGGCACCACGGTAAAGGACGCAGGCTGGCGTGAGGTATACGGCGGTGATATGAGCAATGACGACGAAGAAGACAATATAGCCGATGAGCCTGCGGCAAGCAGTGTGAAGCTGCCGGAGCTGCGTGAAGGTGAGGCCGTTAAGGTTCTGCGCTGTGTGATCCGTCCAGGTCGGACACAGCCGCCCAAACGGTATAACGAGGCTTCGCTGCTGACTCAGATGGAGAAGCATGGCCTCGGAACACCCGCAACCCGGGCCGATATCATTGAGAAGCTGGTCAGCTCGGATACTATCGAGCGGCAAGGGAATTCTCTTCACCCGACAGGCAAAGGGAAGCAGTTGATTGAACTAGTCTCGGCACAGCTGCGCACGCCGGAGCTGACTGCGCGCTGGGAGGCCGAGCTGGAGAAGATTGCCCGCGGACAAGGGCGGCCCGAACCTTTTCTGCAAGGCATCCGCAGTATGGCGCAGGAACTCGTATCCGGCGTCAAGAGCAGCGGCGCAGAATACAAGCCGCATAATGTCTCCAGCAGCCATTGTCCTGAATGTGGGACAAGAATGCTGGAGAAGAAGACCAAAAAGGGCAAGCTGCTGGTCTGCCCTGCTGATGACTGCGGCTATACCCGTGCCGGAGAGAAACGGCTTTCGAATCGCCGTTGTCCGCAGTGCCATAAGAAAATGGAGCTTAAAGAAGGCAAGGCGGGCCTCTATGTGCAGTGTCTGGGCTGCGGAATAACAGAGACAATGGATAAGGATCACAAGCATATCAATAAACGTGAGCAGCAGAAGCTCGTGCAGCAGTACAGCAAACCTGAAAGCGTAGGCTCGAATCTGGGTGAGCTGCTCAAAGCGGCAATGGAGGCCAAACAGAAGGGGAATTAA
- a CDS encoding MFS transporter: MPKQKENGAQSVEGSKTRESSRFFFLVIVFMFWFSSYIYVPVLSPYVEHLGASYVMVGSVLGIYGLMQILFRLPIGIGSDYLNRRRPFIYLGLIASGASCLLFMAGAHPGWALAARAVSGIAASAWVVYSVMFAGYFPKEEAGKAMGMLQFTTVIAQLMGMLQFTTVIAQLMSMMISGYMVEHWGWNAPFVIGGLVAIAALVLALRLPEQQQERRENAIQLKDLAAVIKEPLLVKVSLLSVLAHCVLFITMFGYTPNQALDIGASKESLGWLTLAFMLPHAVATLYGSRLFGRLLGDRGTLLLGFAGSALFTLLIPSMPTLAALCATQIGNGFMQGLIFPLLLGKSVSGVAPFKRATAMGFYQAVYAIGMSGGPFVAGWMSSAYGLSGGFWLGGIAAALAAVLSWVWITDAGGSRERTGKQGRIRGR; this comes from the coding sequence ATGCCTAAGCAAAAAGAAAACGGGGCCCAGTCGGTAGAAGGTTCAAAGACCAGGGAAAGCAGCCGGTTCTTCTTCCTGGTCATCGTCTTTATGTTCTGGTTCTCTTCATATATTTATGTTCCGGTGCTCTCTCCCTACGTGGAGCATCTCGGAGCTTCGTATGTTATGGTCGGCTCAGTGCTGGGGATATACGGTCTGATGCAGATTCTGTTCCGGCTGCCGATCGGAATCGGCTCGGATTATTTGAACCGGCGGCGGCCGTTCATTTATCTGGGGCTGATCGCCAGCGGCGCAAGCTGCCTGCTGTTTATGGCGGGAGCGCATCCGGGCTGGGCACTGGCGGCTCGTGCCGTATCCGGAATAGCAGCCTCCGCCTGGGTAGTGTACTCGGTGATGTTTGCCGGCTATTTTCCGAAAGAGGAAGCGGGAAAAGCGATGGGCATGCTGCAGTTCACCACGGTCATCGCCCAGTTGATGGGCATGCTGCAGTTCACCACGGTCATCGCCCAGTTGATGAGCATGATGATCAGCGGCTACATGGTGGAGCACTGGGGCTGGAATGCCCCGTTTGTTATCGGCGGGCTTGTGGCGATAGCGGCTCTGGTACTCGCCCTTCGTCTGCCGGAACAGCAGCAGGAGAGGCGGGAGAACGCGATCCAGCTTAAGGACCTTGCTGCGGTAATTAAAGAACCGCTGCTGGTCAAAGTCTCGCTGTTATCCGTGCTGGCGCACTGTGTGCTCTTTATTACAATGTTCGGCTATACTCCGAACCAGGCGCTGGACATCGGTGCTAGCAAGGAAAGCTTAGGCTGGCTGACTCTGGCATTCATGCTGCCCCATGCCGTTGCGACACTCTACGGTTCCCGTCTATTTGGCAGGCTGCTTGGCGACCGTGGGACACTGCTGCTGGGTTTTGCCGGAAGCGCGCTGTTCACGCTGCTGATTCCTTCAATGCCGACGCTTGCCGCCTTGTGTGCGACACAAATCGGGAACGGCTTTATGCAGGGACTTATTTTTCCGCTGCTGCTTGGCAAATCGGTATCGGGAGTGGCGCCTTTTAAACGGGCAACTGCGATGGGCTTCTATCAGGCGGTGTATGCGATCGGCATGTCAGGAGGGCCATTTGTGGCGGGGTGGATGAGCTCTGCTTATGGCTTAAGCGGCGGATTCTGGCTGGGAGGGATCGCGGCAGCACTTGCTGCCGTATTATCCTGGGTATGGATTACGGATGCTGGCGGGTCCCGTGAAAGAACAGGAAAGCAAGGGCGTATACGTGGCAGGTAA
- a CDS encoding DUF1294 domain-containing protein: MVKGVLLWFALINIIGYVVMSEDKNKARTRRERVPEKTLFLLAFMGGALGVLTAMYRKRHKTRHTSFRIGIPLLLLLNILLYGYFLR; this comes from the coding sequence ATGGTCAAGGGTGTGTTGCTGTGGTTTGCACTAATTAATATTATCGGGTATGTGGTAATGTCCGAGGACAAGAACAAGGCCCGCACAAGGCGGGAACGCGTACCTGAGAAGACGCTTTTTCTGCTGGCATTTATGGGCGGTGCGCTGGGTGTGCTGACTGCCATGTACCGCAAGCGCCACAAGACGCGGCATACTTCTTTCAGGATCGGAATTCCGCTGCTGTTGCTGCTTAATATCCTGCTGTATGGGTACTTTTTAAGGTAA
- a CDS encoding universal stress protein, translating into MLFSKILLAYDGSKASNQALERAIELAKVTPGSSLYVVHAFEFPRFFIGEALAPLPASVNKDYYDLAVQTTEEVKSRLEAEGLNATVELLQGSPAEVILNYSKEHDVDVIVIGSRGLGGIREFVLGSVSHNVVQSARIPVLVVK; encoded by the coding sequence ATGTTATTCTCAAAAATTTTGCTCGCCTATGACGGTTCCAAGGCATCCAATCAGGCATTGGAGCGTGCGATCGAGCTGGCTAAGGTAACTCCGGGTTCATCTCTTTACGTTGTACACGCATTTGAATTCCCGCGCTTTTTTATCGGGGAAGCTCTTGCGCCTCTACCTGCTTCTGTAAACAAAGATTACTATGATCTGGCGGTGCAGACCACAGAAGAAGTGAAGAGCCGGCTTGAAGCGGAAGGACTGAATGCTACGGTGGAGCTGCTGCAAGGATCTCCTGCAGAAGTGATCTTGAATTATTCCAAGGAGCATGATGTGGATGTTATTGTAATCGGCAGCCGCGGACTTGGCGGAATACGTGAATTTGTTCTGGGCAGCGTAAGCCATAATGTGGTGCAGAGCGCCCGTATTCCGGTATTGGTCGTAAAATAA
- the purE gene encoding 5-(carboxyamino)imidazole ribonucleotide mutase: protein MSVQVGVIMGSKSDWETMEHACAVLEELGVPYEKKVISAHRTPDLMFRYAEEAAGRGLRVIIAGAGGAAHLPGMVAAKTVLPVIGVPVQSKALNGLDSLLSIVQMPGGIPVATVAIGRAGAINAGLLAAQIIGAFEPEVQSRVQQRREATEREVLESSDTL from the coding sequence ATGTCTGTGCAAGTTGGGGTTATTATGGGCAGCAAATCCGACTGGGAAACGATGGAGCATGCCTGTGCGGTGCTGGAAGAGCTGGGTGTGCCTTACGAGAAAAAAGTGATTTCCGCACACCGTACACCGGATCTGATGTTCCGCTATGCGGAGGAAGCGGCGGGCCGCGGACTTCGCGTCATTATCGCCGGAGCAGGCGGCGCGGCGCATCTGCCGGGTATGGTGGCAGCGAAGACGGTGCTGCCCGTTATCGGTGTTCCGGTGCAGTCCAAGGCGCTTAACGGTCTGGACTCACTGCTCTCCATTGTGCAGATGCCAGGCGGCATTCCGGTGGCGACAGTAGCCATTGGCCGTGCCGGGGCCATCAATGCAGGGCTGCTCGCGGCGCAGATAATCGGCGCGTTCGAGCCAGAGGTGCAGAGCCGGGTGCAGCAGCGGCGCGAAGCTACAGAGCGCGAAGTGCTGGAAAGCAGCGACACCTTATGA
- a CDS encoding 5-(carboxyamino)imidazole ribonucleotide synthase, translated as MSYVAAPGGDRPRTLRPGATIGVLGGGQLGRMMALAGSAMGYRFVALDPAPDAPCGQVTPQIHAAYNDRDAARELARRSDVITYEFENVDAGVAALLTAESYVPQGSALLYTTQHRLREKAAIEAAGVPVAPYRKVGSLAELNTAAADLGLPCVLKTATGGYDGKGQAVIRRPEELEAAFRQVAPGAGGAQEAPQAGGTDSFTDSAASAGNVMPELVLEKFVAFSCEISVIAARSASGEVKSFPPAENIHVNNILHLSIVPARVPEEIQQRACELAERLVSGLNAVGLLAVEMFVTDDGELFVNELAPRPHNSGHYTMDACVTSQFEQHVRAICNLPLGDTSLLTPVVMVNVLGQHLDGAVERISEMDEAANQLGISPKLHIYGKTESKTGRKMGHINLLCKDTRDGLSWVEQTNLWRN; from the coding sequence GTGTCCTACGTCGCCGCACCGGGTGGAGACAGGCCCCGGACGCTGCGCCCCGGTGCAACCATCGGCGTGCTGGGCGGCGGCCAGCTCGGGCGGATGATGGCGCTGGCCGGCAGCGCCATGGGTTATCGCTTCGTGGCGCTGGACCCGGCGCCGGATGCGCCCTGCGGGCAGGTGACGCCGCAGATTCACGCGGCGTACAACGACCGGGACGCGGCGCGGGAGCTGGCGCGCCGCTCGGACGTGATCACGTACGAGTTCGAGAACGTCGATGCGGGCGTGGCCGCGCTGCTGACGGCAGAGTCGTACGTGCCCCAGGGCAGCGCGCTGCTGTACACCACGCAGCACCGGCTGCGTGAGAAAGCGGCCATCGAGGCGGCAGGCGTGCCCGTTGCCCCGTACCGCAAGGTCGGCAGCCTGGCGGAGCTGAACACCGCGGCCGCCGACCTGGGCCTGCCCTGTGTGCTGAAGACAGCCACAGGGGGGTATGACGGCAAGGGACAAGCCGTCATCCGCCGGCCGGAAGAGCTGGAAGCAGCCTTCCGGCAGGTCGCGCCGGGAGCTGGCGGAGCGCAGGAGGCGCCGCAAGCTGGCGGAACAGACAGCTTCACCGATTCCGCAGCCTCAGCCGGAAACGTTATGCCGGAGCTGGTGCTGGAGAAATTCGTTGCTTTTAGCTGCGAAATCTCCGTCATTGCTGCCCGCAGCGCATCCGGTGAGGTCAAGAGCTTTCCGCCTGCCGAGAACATTCATGTGAACAACATCCTGCATCTGTCGATTGTGCCTGCCCGTGTGCCGGAGGAGATTCAGCAGAGAGCCTGCGAGCTTGCCGAGCGGCTGGTGTCCGGACTGAATGCCGTCGGACTGCTGGCGGTAGAGATGTTCGTGACGGACGACGGAGAATTGTTCGTCAATGAACTGGCTCCGCGCCCGCATAATTCAGGGCATTACACGATGGACGCCTGCGTCACCTCGCAGTTCGAGCAGCATGTCCGGGCGATCTGCAACTTGCCGCTCGGCGATACCTCGCTTTTGACTCCTGTAGTCATGGTGAATGTGCTTGGGCAGCATCTGGACGGGGCAGTGGAGCGGATTAGTGAGATGGACGAAGCAGCAAACCAGCTGGGGATTTCGCCCAAGCTTCATATATATGGCAAGACTGAGAGCAAGACCGGCCGCAAGATGGGCCATATCAACCTGCTCTGCAAGGACACCAGAGACGGCTTGTCCTGGGTGGAGCAAACTAACCTTTGGAGGAACTGA
- the purB gene encoding adenylosuccinate lyase, whose protein sequence is MIERYSRPEMRAIWTEENKFNAWLEVEICACEAWAELGVIPQEDAAKLRKDAKFDIERINEIELETRHDVIAFTRAVSESLGAERKWVHYGLTSTDVVDTALGYLLRQANEILEQDIINFIEILKDKAVAYKDTPMMGRTHGVHAEPTTFGLKMALWYEEMKRNLERFRHAANGVQFGKISGAVGTYANIDPFVEEFVCRKLGTSPAPISTQTLQRDRHAEYMAALALVATSLDKFATEIRALQKSEIREVEEAFAKGQKGSSAMPHKRNPIGCENISGLSRVIRGHMVTAYENVPLWHERDISHSSVERIILPDATMLLNYMLNRFGNIVKNLTVFPENMKRNMNRTFGVPFSGRILTKLIDKGFSREQAYDTVQPRAMQAWEEQTQFRDIVEATPEITAVLSPEEIEDAFNPTWHLKHVDTIFRKLELI, encoded by the coding sequence ATGATCGAACGATACAGCAGACCTGAGATGCGGGCCATTTGGACCGAAGAAAATAAATTCAATGCATGGCTCGAAGTGGAAATATGTGCGTGCGAAGCCTGGGCGGAGCTGGGAGTTATTCCGCAGGAAGACGCCGCTAAGCTGCGCAAGGACGCCAAGTTTGATATTGAACGCATCAACGAGATTGAACTTGAAACCCGTCATGACGTGATCGCCTTTACCCGTGCCGTATCCGAAAGCCTTGGCGCGGAGCGCAAATGGGTGCATTACGGATTAACCTCCACGGATGTTGTTGATACGGCGCTGGGTTACCTGCTGCGCCAGGCGAACGAAATTCTGGAGCAGGACATCATTAACTTCATCGAAATTCTTAAGGATAAAGCGGTAGCTTACAAGGATACGCCGATGATGGGACGCACACATGGCGTTCACGCTGAGCCGACGACCTTTGGACTCAAGATGGCACTGTGGTATGAGGAAATGAAACGCAACCTGGAGCGCTTCCGCCATGCTGCGAACGGCGTGCAGTTCGGTAAAATCTCCGGCGCGGTCGGCACTTATGCCAACATCGACCCGTTCGTGGAAGAGTTCGTCTGCCGCAAGCTGGGTACCAGCCCGGCACCGATCTCCACGCAGACCCTGCAGCGTGACCGCCATGCCGAATATATGGCTGCGCTGGCGCTGGTCGCCACTTCGCTGGACAAGTTCGCCACCGAGATCCGCGCGCTGCAAAAGAGTGAAATCCGCGAGGTGGAAGAGGCTTTTGCCAAAGGTCAAAAAGGCTCCTCCGCCATGCCGCATAAACGCAATCCGATTGGCTGCGAGAATATTTCCGGCCTGTCGCGCGTCATTCGCGGCCATATGGTTACTGCTTATGAGAATGTACCGCTGTGGCATGAACGCGACATCTCGCACTCTTCGGTGGAACGGATTATCCTGCCGGATGCGACCATGCTGCTCAACTATATGCTGAACCGTTTCGGCAACATCGTGAAGAACCTGACCGTGTTCCCGGAAAATATGAAGCGCAACATGAACCGGACCTTCGGCGTGCCGTTCTCCGGCCGTATCCTGACCAAGCTGATCGACAAGGGCTTCAGCCGCGAGCAGGCTTACGATACCGTTCAGCCGCGTGCGATGCAGGCTTGGGAAGAGCAAACCCAGTTCCGCGACATCGTCGAAGCCACACCTGAAATCACCGCTGTCCTTAGCCCGGAAGAGATCGAAGATGCATTCAATCCTACATGGCACCTTAAGCATGTCGACACTATCTTCCGTAAGCTGGAGCTTATCTAA
- a CDS encoding phosphoribosylaminoimidazolesuccinocarboxamide synthase has protein sequence MTHPAVSTAVDLVNAPLLYKGKVRELYDLGEQTLIVVTDRISAFDYVLDPAVPEKGNVLNRLSAFWFGKTKDLMENHVVHIDVDQLGDIARDREALKNRIMVVRKAERIDIECVVRGCITGGGWRQYQETGKVNGIELPQGLRKNAVLAQPIFTPAAKNDVGHDEDIPFEQMQELIGADLALELKEKSLKLFAFAKEYCEERGIILADCKFEFGLLDGKVILIDEIFTPDASRFWAKDKYSLDIEIDSMDKEPVRTYLAASSWDKNSTPDPLPLEVVEETSRRYLDIYHRLTGKSL, from the coding sequence ATGACACACCCTGCCGTATCCACGGCTGTGGATCTCGTAAATGCACCGCTGCTCTATAAAGGAAAGGTTCGCGAATTGTATGACTTGGGGGAACAGACTCTGATTGTCGTTACGGACCGGATCTCCGCGTTCGACTATGTGCTTGATCCGGCGGTGCCGGAGAAAGGCAATGTGCTGAACCGGCTCAGCGCTTTCTGGTTTGGCAAGACGAAGGACCTGATGGAGAACCATGTCGTGCATATTGATGTGGACCAGCTGGGAGATATCGCACGCGACAGAGAGGCGCTCAAGAACCGGATCATGGTTGTCCGCAAAGCAGAGCGCATTGATATCGAATGTGTCGTGCGCGGCTGCATCACCGGCGGGGGCTGGCGGCAGTACCAGGAGACCGGGAAAGTTAACGGTATTGAACTACCCCAAGGCCTGCGTAAAAATGCCGTACTGGCCCAGCCGATTTTCACCCCTGCGGCCAAAAATGATGTAGGCCATGATGAGGATATCCCTTTTGAGCAGATGCAGGAGCTGATCGGTGCCGACCTGGCGCTTGAGCTGAAGGAGAAAAGCCTGAAGCTGTTCGCTTTTGCCAAAGAATACTGTGAAGAGCGAGGTATCATCCTAGCGGATTGCAAGTTTGAGTTCGGTTTGCTGGACGGCAAGGTGATTCTGATCGACGAGATTTTCACCCCGGATGCTTCCCGCTTCTGGGCCAAAGATAAATACAGTCTGGATATTGAAATCGACAGCATGGACAAGGAGCCTGTCCGGACGTATCTTGCCGCATCCTCCTGGGACAAGAACAGCACGCCGGACCCGCTGCCGCTTGAAGTCGTGGAAGAGACGAGCCGCCGTTATCTGGACATCTATCATCGCCTTACCGGCAAGTCTTTATAG
- the purS gene encoding phosphoribosylformylglycinamidine synthase subunit PurS produces MLKATVYVTIKKSVLDPQGVAVQGALHSVGFQEVESLRIGKYMELTLDTDNRAEAEGRLKEMCEKLLANTVIEDYRYELED; encoded by the coding sequence ATGTTAAAAGCGACAGTCTATGTCACCATCAAGAAAAGCGTGCTCGATCCCCAAGGTGTAGCGGTGCAAGGAGCGTTGCATTCGGTAGGGTTCCAGGAAGTTGAAAGTCTGCGCATCGGCAAATATATGGAGCTTACCCTCGACACAGATAACCGCGCCGAAGCGGAAGGACGCCTCAAGGAAATGTGCGAAAAGCTGCTGGCCAACACGGTGATCGAGGATTACCGCTACGAATTGGAGGACTAA